The following coding sequences lie in one Aspergillus luchuensis IFO 4308 DNA, chromosome 8, nearly complete sequence genomic window:
- a CDS encoding uncharacterized protein (COG:E,O;~EggNog:ENOG410Q1SM;~InterPro:IPR018202,IPR001563,IPR029058;~MEROPS:MER0002512;~PFAM:PF00450;~SECRETED:SignalP(1-23);~go_function: GO:0004185 - serine-type carboxypeptidase activity [Evidence IEA];~go_process: GO:0006508 - proteolysis [Evidence IEA]), with protein sequence MKFLASPAVTVAAALLLINGAEGTQSERSRAVAHFSKRHPTYRAATRAHSSNTSDYRFFNNRTKSHLVESLPDVHFDLGEMYSGSIPIDDSNNGSRSLFYIFQPKIGEPSDDLTVYLNGGPGCSSEQGFFQENGRFTWQPGTYAPVINEYSWVNLTNMLWVDQPVGTGYSVGNVTATNEDEIAADFLNFFRKFQDLYGIKNFRIFITGESYAGRYVPYISSAMLDKNDTTRFNLSGALLYDACIGQWDYIQAELPAYPFVKQHASLFNFNQSYMNELETTYEECGYKAYFDEYFAFPPSGIQPPKYMNYSECDIYNMIYYEAYNPNPCFNPYRVIDECPLLWDVLGWPTDLAYEPAPSTYFNRADVKKALHAPLDVEWELCSTDLVFAGGESDPGPEQQGDDSPNPTEGVLPRVIEATNRVLIANGDWDYLIITNGTLLAIQNMTWNGQLGFQSAPATPIDIKMPDLQWNEIFEAQEGYGGLDGPQGVMGVQHYERGLMWAETYQSGHKQPQDQGRVSYRHLQWLLGQVETL encoded by the exons ATGAAATTTCTAGCTTCACCTGCAGTGACGGTTGCTGCCGCACTTCTGTTGATCAACGGCGCAGAAGGAACTCAATCTGAACGAAGCCGGGCTGTCGCTCATTTTTCTAAACGTCATCCAACATATCGTGCTGCCACCAGGGCTCATTCTAGCAATACTTCTGACTATCGCTTCTTTAATAATAGGACCAAAT CCCACTTGGTGGAAAGCTTACCTGATGTGCACTTCGATCTGGGGGAGATGTACTCAGGGTCGATCCCTATCGATGATAGCAACAATGGTTCTCGATCTTTGTTTTATATCTTCCAACCTAAGATAGGCGAACCATCGGACGATCTTACTGTTTACCTCAATGGAGGGCCAGGCTGTTCCTCCGAACAAGGCTTCTTCCAGGAAAATGGAAGGTTCACGTGGCAGCCTGGTACCTATGCACCCGTCATTAACGAATATTCTTGGGTCAACTTGACGAACATGCTATG GGTTGACCAACCAGTCGGAACCGGATATTCTGTAGGCAATGTTACAGCCACCAACGAAGACGAGATTGCCGCCGActtcctcaacttcttcagAAAGTTTCAAGACCTATACGGGATAAAGAACTTTCGCATCTTCATAACCGGTGAGAGCTACGCCGGTCGATATGTTCCCTACATCTCGTCGGCAATGCTGGATAAGAACGACACCACCCGTTTTAACCTGAGCG GAGCCCTTCTCTATGATGCCTGCATCGGCCAATGGGACTACATCCAAGCCGAGCTCCCTGCCTACCCCTTCGTCAAGCAGCATGCTTcactcttcaacttcaaccaGTCCTACATGAACGAGCTCGAAACTACCTATGAAGAATGCGGCTACAAAGCATACTTCGATGAGTACTTTGCCTTCCCTCCAAGCGGCATTCAACCTCCCAAATACATGAACTACTCCGAGTGCGATATCTATAACATGATCTACTACGAAGCCTACAATCCCAACCCATGCTTCAACCCATACCGTGTCATTGATGAATGTCCACTTCTCTGGGATGTGCTTGGCTGGCCGACAGACCTAGCCTACGAACCTGCGCCGTCTACCTACTTCAACCGCGCGGATGTGAAAAAGGCTCTGCACGCCCCACTGGACGTGGAATGGGAGCTATGCAGCACTGACCTCGTCTTTGCCGGAGGGGAATCCGATCCCGGTCCGGAGCAGCAAGGGGACGACTCACCCAACCCCACCGAGGGGGTTCTCCCGCGTGTTATCGAGGCGACCAACCGTGTGCTTATTGCCAACGGCGACTGGGACTATCTGATCATTACGAACGGCaccctcctcgccatccagAACATGACCTGGAACGGCCAGCTGGGTTTCCAGTCTGCACCTGCCACACCGATCGATATTAAGATGCCGGATCTCCAGTGGAACGAGATCTTTGAGGCCCAGGAGGGATACGGAGGGTTGGACGGACCGCAGGGGGTTATGGGCGTACAACACTATGAGCGCGGGTTGATGTGGGCGGAGACTTACCAGTCAGGGCATAAGCAGCCCCAGGATCAGGGCCGTGTGTCGTATCGCCACCTGCAGTGGTTGCTGGGTCAAGTTGAGACTCTTTAG
- a CDS encoding uncharacterized protein (COG:E;~EggNog:ENOG410QDDF;~InterPro:IPR000192,IPR015424,IPR015421;~go_function: GO:0003824 - catalytic activity [Evidence IEA]) has translation MPISHEDLVERFLQVVREARSEGLNVKLALFDVVTSLPAVRFPFEKLTEVCREEGILSLIDGAHGIGQLPLDLAALQPDFFTSNCHKWLFVPRSCCVLYVPKRNQHLIRTTIPTSWGFIPSEDSPATAPSVMKSNDSSKSAFESLFEFVATNDDTPYFCVPAALEFRKTVCGGEARIYEYLERLANEAADIVAATLGTDVMEERGLQPGEQSNLRRCAMTTIRLPFTFREDLAASDSSATLLKAEEAVAAVRWFQTTLVEGHGTFVPLVEHGGWLWVRLSAQVYLERGDFEWLAEVLKVLCQRYRSERCQLE, from the exons ATGCCGATTAGTCACGAGGACCTGGTGGAGCGCTTTCTCCAGGTTGTTCGGGAAGCGCGGAGCGAGGGATTGAATGTGAAGCTTGCCCTCTTTGATGTCGTGACTAGCTTGCCGGCTGTGCGGTTCCCTTTTGAAAAACTCACTGAGGTTTGTCGAGAAGAGGGCATCCTGAGTTTGATTGATGGCGCGCACGGCATTGGTCAGCTTCCGTTGGATCTCGCAGCGCTACAGCCGGACTTCTTCACGAGTAATTGTCACAA ATGGCTGTTTGTCCCCCGCAGTTGCTGTGTGCTCTATGTTCCGAAACGCAACCAACATCTGATTCGAACCACCATTCCCACCTCCTGGGGCTTCATCCCGTCCGAAGACTCTCCTGCGACGGCGCCTTCTGTCATGAAGAGTAACGATTCTTCAAAGAGTGCATTTGAGAGTCTTTTCGAATTTGTCGCTACTAATGATGATACGCCCTACTTCTGTGTCCCTGCTGCGTTGGAGTTCCGCAAGACGGTCTGTGGTGGCGAAGCCCGTATTTACGAATACCTGGAAAGATTGGCAAATGAGGCTGCTGATATCGTTGCTGCGACGCTTGGAACCGACGTTATGGAGGAAAGGGGCCTACAACCGGGGGAGCAGAGCAATCTCAGACGATGCGCCATGACCACTATCCGGTTACCATTCACTTTCAGGGAGGATTTAGCAGCTTCTGATTCTTCTGCTACGCTTTTGAAAGCTGAGGAGGCTGTCGCAGCGGTCAGGTGGTTCCAAACCACTCTGGTGGAGGGGCATGGGACATTCGTGCCCCTTGTTGAGCACGGGGGCTGGCTGTGGGTGAGGCTTTCTGCCCAAGTTTATCTTGAGCGGGGGGACTTTGAGTGGTTGGCTGAAGTCCTCAAAGTGCTCTGCCAGCGATACAGGAGTGAAAGATGTCAGCTAGAATAG
- a CDS encoding kinesin family protein (COG:Z;~EggNog:ENOG410PVJA;~InterPro:IPR019821,IPR036961,IPR027417,IPR027640, IPR001752;~PFAM:PF16796,PF00225;~go_function: GO:0003777 - microtubule motor activity [Evidence IEA];~go_function: GO:0005524 - ATP binding [Evidence IEA];~go_function: GO:0008017 - microtubule binding [Evidence IEA];~go_process: GO:0007018 - microtubule-based movement [Evidence IEA]), with product MPSIKVFTRWRPPLPSEAAAPEIARTQASNPGQNTTIALTPPPSQKLSRPWKSDSAFTEIFNADDSNRTVFEHVVAPTLPRVLTGQNCNFFAYGHSGSGKSHTIIGYDFERPDEFGLCLSAAKALYEHLYQLNENTKENETLLLGLRMYELRKNIAFDLLNNRCKCHIREGADGKTHVRGETETLADGKVRVRPIVTKPCFTFEEFHAQLLAGIQSRATGTSTIHDQSSRTHAVFEVEIVTRELLDARDAVVERQSELVPVGKRATDIYIEENMKAIIQTPDGKYVPNPDYQLNQTAIDEAEAKKAEYESRVQKAEEYVSEVIKSCHHACLGGKMVFVDLAGSEYCHDKGSVSTMRTKQTPQEQQESRQINTDLLSLKEVIRAMARKQARIPFRSSPLTMVLREHFVTGGDDGVSAMILTTSPSSEQYNATIDTLKYGNLIGMAGVR from the coding sequence ATGCCGTCCATTAAAGTCTTCACTCGCTGGCGCCCTCCGCTGCCATCGGAAGCGGCTGCCCCTGAAATCGCCCGAACACAGGCCTCCAATCCCGGGCAAAACACCACGATCGCactaacaccaccaccatcccagaaACTCTCTCGCCCCTGGAAAAGCGACTCAGCTTTTACCGAGATATTCAACGCAGACGACTCTAATCGAACTGTCTTTGAACATGTCGTCGCACCGACTCTCCCCCGGGTTTTAACCGGGCAAAACTGCAACTTCTTCGCCTACGGACACTCGGGCAGTGGGAAATCCCACACGATCATCGGGTATGATTTCGAGCGGCCAGACGAGTTCGGACTCTGTTTGTCAGCTGCAAAAGCGCTCTACGAGCATCTATACCAACTAAATGAGAATACTAAGGAGAATGAGACACTTCTCCTAGGCCTCCGCATGTACGAGCTACGGAAAAACATTGCCTTTGACTTGCTCAACAACCGATGCAAGTGCCATATCCGCGAAGGCGCTGACGGGAAGACCCACGTCCGCGGTGAGACGGAAACCCTCGCCGATGGGAAAGTCCGCGTGCGTCCCATCGTCACCAAGCCATGCTTTACTTTCGAGGAGTTCCATGCTCAGCTGTTGGCTGGCATCCAGAGTAGGGCGACAGGCACATCGACGATTCATGATCAGAGTTCCCGGACACACGCTGTGTTTGAAGTTGAGATTGTCACGAGAGAACTACTGGATGCGCGGGATGCCGTCGTTGAGCGGCAATCCGAGCTGGTACCGGTCGGGAAACGCGCAACTGATATCTACATCGAGGAGAATATGAAGGCCATTATCCAGACACCGGATGGCAAGTATGTCCCGAATCCGGATTATCAACTCAATCAGACAGCGATAGATGAGGCCGaggcaaagaaagcagaaTATGAATCGCGTGTTCAGAAGGCGGAAGAGTACGTGTCGGAAGTCATAAAGTCATGTCACCATGCCTGTCTGGGTGGAAAGATGGTGTTTGTGGATCTGGCCGGCTCAGAGTACTGTCATGACAAGGGTTCCGTGTCCACCATGCGGACAAAACAGACGCCtcaggagcagcaggagagcAGACAGATCAACActgatcttctttccttgaaaGAAGTCATTCGGGCTATGGCCCGGAAGCAGGCCCGGATTCCGTTCCGGTCATCGCCGCTGACGATGGTCCTGCGCGAACACTTTGTCACGGGCGGCGATGATGGAGTTTCGGCGATGATCCTGACCACGTCGCCTTCGTCAGAGCAGTATAACGCAACGATTGATACGCTGAAATATGGCAATCTAATTGGAATGGCTGGTGTTCGTTAG
- a CDS encoding ankyrin repeat domain-containing protein (COG:M;~EggNog:ENOG410Q18J;~InterPro:IPR002110,IPR027417,IPR007111,IPR036770, IPR020683;~PFAM:PF13857,PF05729,PF12796,PF00023,PF13637, PF13606;~go_function: GO:0005515 - protein binding [Evidence IEA]), giving the protein MKSNFDRKGELDILEWLTPIDYGPQHSDILKRRQSGTAQWFLDSAIYQAWISSNKQRLFCPGIPGAGKTILTATVIDDITARFLHDKSVGIAYVYCDFRRKNEQSAEGLITSLLKQLSQCRPSLPEIVRSLYDRHRHGRTRPKFDEIATTLRTVGAMYSRVFIIIDALDECQTSNDCRTRFIKEILNFQATCGANTFATSRFIPQITERFNDCMTLEIRAHDQDVREYLRSRILQCESRLLASHSEEIQTEITKAVDGMFLLAQLHFDAVKSKKTTKRVKEALKGLAKGSEAYNDAYEDAMQRIEGQDMDSRKLAHDALSWINGATRPLNTLELQHALAVEAESEFDKDNIPFLDDIISVCAGLVTVDEESDVIRLVHYTAQEFFQRTWTRWFSNAHHGIATACVTYLSFNPFKAGPCSTDMDFEARLDTYPLFSYAARNWGHHVRTQQTGISLVVALLEDTPRLNACVQGLFARKEFPTHWNYSQQVPKLFTGLHLASYFGLENVVLYMIQQGKQSEAIDSFGRLPLTWAAFNGYVGVAQHLLERSTESDSGDNDGRTSLAWAACNGHERVVKLLIERGLDLGWRDAFGRTPLSLAASNGFVGVVKLLVETGSDLDSRDADDRTPLSWAAYKGHITIAQLLLEGGVDPDSKDVDGRTPLSWAAYNGCEAVVQILLVHSVDPDSKDEIGRTPLSWAAENGHEKVVELLLKKGVEVTSIDQTGRTPFGWASYYRHKTVVGLLVGEQLCRYPHALVFTGGAAVKQGEFENNKPRSSGSRAHTPNTTWSGGHEVRGQDQQNQPFRRPSLESTGISPKNGDSQVRPLSPEVTSPQTVPSLHSKWYCRLCPEKNRLYTSRETLLGHIDLAHAVRFYYYCTEPHCPDAIARNPNFNRLDRVHHHYMTKHGRRTTDQEIHQSRREEPHPRFCLICYTFVHSWREFYNCVVRHCQDQCSSTVSDEQSAAGSQKRRKIKDEIGGSLTAPELTRDDHAPQDLQMQLMLLEQQNKRLRLSRET; this is encoded by the exons ATGAAGTCGAACTTCGACAGAAAAGGAGAACTTGATATCCTTGAATGGCTTACACCGATCGACTACGGTCCTCAACACAGTGACATCTTAAAGAGACGACAGTCAGGGACTGCGCAGTGGTTCTTAGACTCTGCAATATACCAGGCATGGATAAGCTCAAACAAGCAGAGATTATTCTGTCCCGGTATTCCCGGCGCAGGAAAAACAATATTGACGGCAACGGTCATTGATGACATTACTGCCCGATTCCTACATGACAAATCCGTTGGAATTGCGTATGTCTACTGTGACTTCCGCCGGAAAAACGAGCAAAGCGCGGAAGGCTTAATAACAAGTCTCCTAAAGCAATTGAGCCAATGCAGGCCTTCCCTCCCAGAAATTGTGCGCAGCCTCTATGACCGTCATAGACATGGACGGACCCGACCAAAATTCGACGAAATTGCAACGACACTCCGAACTGTGGGTGCTATGTACTCGagagtatttattataatcgaTGCGCTCGATGAATGCCAGACATCTAATGACTGTCGAACAAGATTTATCAAGGAGATTCTGAACTTCCAGGCAACGTGCGGTGCGAATACTTTTGCCACTTCAAGATTCATTCCGCAGATCACTGAGAGATTCAACGACTGCATGACACTGGAAATCCGTGCGCATGATCAAGATGTTCGTGAATATTTAAGAAGTAGGATATTGCAATGTGAATCGAGGCTGTTAGCCTCCCACAGTGAAGAGATACAAACTGAAATCACGAAAGCTGTCGATGGAAT GTTTCTGCTAGCACAGCTTCACTTCGACGCGGTAAAATCGAAAAAAACCACGAAAAGAGTAAAAGAGGCTCTGAAAGGCCTTGCAAAGGGGTCTGAAGCATACAATGATGCATACGAAGATGCGATGCAGCGAATTGAAGGGCAGGACATGGATTCCCGGAAGCTTGCACATGATGCTTTATCGTGGATCAACGGTGCAACGAGGCCGCTCAATACATTAGAACTTCAACATGCACTTGCTGTAGAAGCAGAGTCAGAATTCGACAAAGACAATATTCCGTTTCTGGATGACATCATTTCTGTCTGTGCAGGCTTGGTCACAGTTGACGAAGAAAGTGATGTCATTCGATTGGTACATTATACAGCACAAGAATTCTTCCAACGAACGTGGACCAGGTGGTTCTCAAACGCACATCACGGCATTGCGACAGCTTGTGTCACATACCTCTCTTTCAACCCCTTCAAAGCAGGCCCCTGTTCCACCGACATGGATTTTGAAGCGCGATTAGACACATACCCCCTTTTCTCCTATGCAGCGAGGAACTGGGGTCATCATGTTCGGACACAACAAACCGGAATAAGCTTGGTAGTAGCCCTGCTTGAAGACACACCCCGGCTTAATGCCTGCGTGCAAGGCCTTTTCGCTCGCAAAGAATTTCCAACTCACTGGAATTATAGCCAACAGGTTCCCAAATTGTTTACAGGACTCCATCTTGCATCATACTTTGGGCTAGAAAATGTGGTGCTGTACATGATTCAGCAGGGGAAACAGTCTGAAGCTATCGACTCGTTTGGTCGACTCCCATTGACATGGGCAGCCTTTAATGGGTACGTGGGAGTTGCTCAGCACCTGCTGGAGAGAAGTACCGAGTCAGATTCAGGAGATAATGATGGCCGAACTTCACTAGCGTGGGCAGCATGCAATGGCCATGAGCGAGTGGTCAAACTTCTGATCGAGAGAGGTCTTGACCTAGGCTGGAGAGATGCCTTCGGCCGTACTCCACTATCATTAGCCGCCTCGAATGGTTTTGTGGGAGTGGTGAAGCTCCTAGTAGAGACTGGTTCAGATCTAGATTCTAGAGACGCAGATGATCGAACCCCTCTATCATGGGCCGCATACAAAGGTCATATAACAATTGCGCAATTGTTGTTGGAAGGTGGTGTTGATCCAGACTCCAAGGATGTGGATGGTCGAACCCCTCTTTCGTGGGCGGCCTACAACGGCTGCGAGGCAGTGGTACAGATCCTGCTAGTACACTCTGTTGATCCAGACTCCAAAGACGAGATTGGACGGACTCCTTTATCGTGGGCGGCAGAAAATGGCCACGAGAAAGTGGTCGAGCTCCTGTTGAAGAAAGGCGTTGAAGTAACCTCAATCGATCAAACAGGTCGAACCCCGTTCGGCTGGGCATCTTATTACCGTCATAAGACAGTGGTCGGCCTCCTCGTGGGCGAGCAACTTTGTAGGTACCCACACGCCCTTGTTTTCACCGGTGGAGCTGCTGTGAAGCAGGGTGAATTTGAGAACAACAAACCTCGAAGCTCAGGTTCCCGTGCCCACACCCCAAACACAACATGGTCAGGTGGCCATGAAGTTCGAGGTCAAGACCAGCAGAATCAACCATTTAGGAGGCCCAGCTTAGAGAGTACCGGAATTTCTCCAAAAAATGGTGACAGTCAAGTGCGGCCACTATCGCCGGAAGTCACCTCGCCTCAGACCGtgccctccctccactcTAAATGGTATTGCCGGTTGTGTCCTGAGAAAAACCGCTTGTATACAAGCAGAGAAACCCTCCTAGGACATATAGATTTGGCTCACGCTGTTcggttttattattattgcacGGAACCTCATTGCCCTGATGCTATTGCACGCAACCCTAATTTCAATAGACTTGACCgagttcatcatcattatatGACGAAACATGGAAGGCGGACAACCGATCAGGAAATCCACCAATCCCGACGAGAAGAGCCCCATCCTCGTTTCTGTCTAATTTGCTATACATTCGTTCACTCGTGGCGGGAGTTCTACAATTGTGTCGTTCGCCATTGTCAGGATCAGTGCTCTTCGACTGTCAGCGATGAACAGAGTGCCGCTGGCTCacaaaagagaaggaaaatcAAGGATGAGATTGGAGGATCACTCACTGCTCCAGAATTGACGCGTGACGATCATGCACCGCAAGATCTTCAGATGCAGCTGATGCTGCTCGAGCAGCAAAACAAACGTCTACGTCTATCAAGAGAAACGTGA